AAAGTTGTCAATACTTGATATTATTATTCCAAGTTTATTATATCCACATAGTTTCTCAGTCATTCCCATCACCCAAAAGACCAACACAAGCTAGGAGTTGTCAGAACCAACAGAACAGATCCCTACCAACGAAGACAGAAGACCGACGTAGCATACACCGATAGCAGGTTCACAACACCCGACTGAGAGAATTAAAAACCAGGCAGAATTTAGTAGTCCTTTATGTGGTCGGTTTGTCAAAGAGACTCagaagattttttttccccaaacattTGATTGCAAAACCTTTCACGACCAACCCAAATAACTTTTATCCGCAGCTTTCACTGATTTGGAACTCTAAAAAGCAAACCAgggcattgttgttttttttcaccgATATTCATCTAATATGGAAGTGGCCATGCACAAGGCGGGACTGGACCTAGACATTAAAGGCTTTTACACACTATAACTCTTGTAACCCACTCTGGTGTTCCCCACGTTAGGTGCGAGATGTGTAGCTGCTTTTTTCCCCCATCAGAGTTCAGCAGCTACTGTGGTGTTTATGGCAAAGCAGAATTAGGTACAGCTGCCATCACACAAGCTAATGGTCGACATTAAAACCTAAGGCATCAGGCATATGAACAAAAACAGGATCttatagctcagttacagctcatgttattctattgtGTGTTATACGTTTTATGTCGCATGAttgcaccaagtaaaattcctagtttgtgaaaccgttctcaaacaatggcaataataACTATTGTAATTCTGATTCTAATACTGATTTACAGCTGAAGACGCCTTTCGGATTAAAGGTGATTTCTTCAACAAAATGTCGTCCAGCTTCCTCAATTCAATTTCGGTGGATTATAATACAGTATATTGAAATGTTCACCTATGATGTCCACCAAATGAAGGTGAAGTTTCCTCTCCAGCACATTTAGTGTCGCCCTCAGGGGGTCCTGGATGTCCATGATGAGCGTCAGTTTCTGCTTTGTATCGTGCGAGAAAGCCAGCCACATTGTCCCATACTCTTCTGTGGACAGCGCCAAAGGTCTGGAtgcaacatacatacacataagcaAATAGCGGTACAAATTGCTCCATTTGAGAACATAGCAAGTGTGTCACCTGATGAATGCGGTAAGAGGGAATTTACAAGAGAAAGGAGTCGTGTGAGGAGTCCCATTCGCCGTGTGGAAAGAAACCAGTCCTGATGCAACAAAATGAACTAAAGGCCTCTTGACAGTTAAGGAGTATTGATAAACTTCCACATGGCGGCTCTTCACCTCCTCTACTGGACTCTCAGACATACAGGACACCTGAAAAATATTGGAGTCGTATTAGTGAttttcttaataaaaaaaaaaaaagtcactcataataaaaaaaatagtgtgcAGTGTGTCAGCAACAGGTACGCTGTCAGTTTTTCAGCAAATATTGAGATCTTAGGAGGGAAACTATTAATAATATGATCCATGGTATCTTAGAAAACAATAGCGCTTTTGCTGATTTCAGGGAAAATGGGAAAATCGGCCATCCATAAAAAAAAAGTGCCCTGGCTGTTTTTCCAAGTACCTTCAAGCATGCAGATGGTAACAAGAATGGCTTTACCACATATTATGAAAAGAGATTAATTACTGTTTTGCATGTTAAGTGGTGGAAGTACAAGTATATTGAGCTCGTCtgccatgttttttgtttgttttacatcTTGTGTTTTGACATCTTGAGTACTGACTGAGTATACCCTTCTTTGCCAAATGAAGTACAAGAATTAGTGCTGTcaatccaatttttaaatcagAACATGATTAATGCGAATTtttgtgtgattaatcacatgaattAAATAaagcgttaactttgacagccctaataagaatacaatttaaaacaataaatataagAAAACAATGTGATTGCTGTAATGTCATGGAGTTCTCAAAGTTCTCAATTGGTTTCTTTCTTGGGCTTGTTGGGTTGTGGTGACATGTGAGCATTCACATCCTAGTGCTTATTTACCTCAACTTCTTCCGAGTCCAGCTGCACAACTAACCGCTGCACAGGAGAGGCAGAGGTGTTGGATATGAAAACAACAAGAACCAAACAGTCTTCTTTGTACACATGGCAGGCAGAGAGATCCACACAGTGGCTGGAACACAGGGGAGTGATTTCGGAATAGTTCGCTCCGATACAGTCAGCAGGGAGGTATGAGGCGAGACACATGTGTTTAGTTCTGAATGGTTCTTCGGTCTCAACAGAATCAGCAGCTACAAGGCCGTTATCCCTGATGAGACAAGTCTCGGGTCTCTTCATGTCGCTCTCAGGCCGCTCGTTGTCTATAAGAGCAATACCCTTAGCAGCGGCAGAACCAAAAGAGGTTTGGGATGTCTGTCTGGATGAGGGCAAAGATGCTTCAGGGTCTACGTTTGAATCCAGCAGAATGTTACACAGGAGGTTATCCACGCTGTTGGATGTTTGCTTGCTGACCTCGGAGGATGTGACCTCCCCTTTGGTTTTTCTGCTGAACCTCTTGGGCGTCAGCTCTGACTTTCCCATCTGTTTAAAGATGTATCAAAACAATATGATTATGCATCTAATGTGTATCATGTTATGTTACTGTTGTTACTGCATCATACTGAGCCCAACACTGGTAAATGAAAGTACCATGCCTATCTTCTCACCAAGGACACGGACGTTTGGGAGCTCAGGCCAACAAACAGCGAAGAAGCCAGCTGCTGTTTCTCTTGACTGGCAGCAAGAGTTGCCGGTGGGGTCTGGCTCTGTGAGATGCTGGTCCCACCCACTTGGTCCGCTGAATGGACCAGAGTGTGTGCCTCAACCTGAGCAGGTTCCTCTACAGGATCTCTCTGGGCCAGGTAGCCCTCCTTTCCCCATACTCGCTTGACTTTTTCCAGCTTTAGAGTTGTGCTGCTGAAACAGAGAGCCAAAGTAGAGCTGCGTCACTATTAATGGCCGTAACATTAAGACAACTTCAAATGAGATCCATCAAACATTTTTGCTTGATTGACACTGTCTGATAAGTATCCATTTAACAAAACTGTAGTTGGAATTTGCAGTTATGTAAAGCAGAGTTCACACACCCTCCTTTGAGTGAGAGATCAGAGCTGTCACCAGACAGACCAGAACTCGTTGAGGGCAGAGTGGGCGATTGTCTGTCACCTAGGCTGCATGAAGACATGCTCATAGGTAACTGCAGGCCGTAGGGCTCCAGGCTTAAAGCTGAGGaggaaaaacaaacacacaatcaaaacaaagctgttttattGCTGCCAAATTATATCATAGGTGAGATTCACTGAACCTTTTTCCTGGGCAAGATCATCCTGACGTTGATGAGGAGGTTTGTAAGGAGCAGCGCCAGCAGCCAGCGCATCTGACACAAATGCATCCAGAAATGACAGAGAGGAATCTACCTGGAAACAAAGGTAATGCTGGTTCTAGCCTTAAATCATTTAATAAATCAACTTATATTTGACCTCATAAAACCAAACAATGCTCGGTAATAAGTAACAGCAGTGGGAGTAAATCAATGCATTGTACATCTCAAGTCTTAAATCCCAAAGCAAGTCTCAAGACACGACTGGTCAAGTCAAGTCTCGAGGCACCAACCAGGTATTTTTGAGTCCTTACAAGTCATTAGCATGGTTAAAGGGGCCCTACTATGCAAAATCCACTTGtcttacctgttggtacctgtttttgtgtatttgggttcCATGTACGTCCCGAAAATTTAAAAACAACCAATGGAGGCATGGCGGGGATACTTATAAAACAATTTTGCCTCCTTCCTAACGAGCCGTTTGTAATTTAACACTTTAGTGATGTATTAATCGTGAGCTGATATGGCCATTTATGGTAGAGACTTACCCGAAAAGCTTTGTGAGTGGACGCCATATTCAGCCAGTTGTTGTCCAAAGTTTTAGTCAATAAGTTCATTGATATTCTCTATCCAATCgtcgtggggcagactggctcgtacatgaaCATGGATGCTAAAGGACTTAAAATTTACATCTGTCAGTACTCaatatgaaagcgctaaaaactaaaacatggctaaTTAGGAGAGAACACAGTCAAAAGAAGGTTGGCCCACAGGAGGATTTTGGTGCGTAATTTAAGACAGCCCAAAAAACGCACATTATGAAAGCAGGCTTGACGATGgtttataaaacaaaaactagGCAATTTTTTTAACTAAGCATCACCATTAAGTGATATGTAGACCACTAGGAAGtgaagaaaatattacaatatgacaagcgatagaaaattaatggatggatggatggatggacccgtTTAGGTCATTACTGGAGCTAGAAAAATATCCCATTTATGTAAACCATTATTTGATTTACTATATTTAACATATATatctaatgttttttatttaaatgacattcttaatcataattaatcaccAGTGAAATAGCTTTAAGTGAGAACTTCTTATTGCTCTTGCTTTAACCTCATAGTTCAAGTGAAGACTCAGACGGGGGAGTCATTCCTCATTGACGGGTTAACATAAACAATAAGGCGCAAAATACAAAAGTATAAGACTCACACAAAAGTGCTATTTCTATACAGGGGAACAAATAACAGCATACATGTTAACAATATGTTTAAACACAAAACTTTAGCAATTATTCACGACAGGACGTACTAACGCGACACTAAAGTCGAGCAAAGACACCCTTTGGGATATGAATAAGGTATCATCAGTAAGAAtatttttccaaacattttttaattaaatgtgttttgCATCAATAATACAGCTTTTAGGATCGTCAATAAAGTAAACCGCATGAAAAAGAAGcaagttatgttttattttaattatacaTACAGTGCATTGAATTTGACCGTTCCCCCGTCAGTGCAGGCTACTCTGCCTGCACTGACGTATCTGGGGAATTCCGGTTTCTCATTGCTCTTTGTCTTGCAATTTGTACAGTATAACATGTTGTTATATGATGTGGTTATCTTTAGTTATTGTTCATTATTCCCCCCACAGTATAGCAGTAGTTTTGTGACTTTTACTTACCTTagttttgtgtgttttaaatgTGTGGGATTGTAAGTTTGGACAGCTTCTTCAGTAAATTTCTTGCTTGTTTTCAATGGTGTGTATACAGTTCATGTTAAATGTGACTGATAAAAGACTCGCGTtgtaacaaaaagtaatttttaaattGTGTCGCATGCTATTTTTGACAGTGATTTGCGGATGCTGGGACATAACCTGGCAATTATGTGGAAATGTAAATATGTCACATGGGCAACATATTCATAGTCATGTCGGCTTTAAAGGAGCGATACGCAAGAATTGCATGTCAAGTTATCACTAAATAGCCCTATATgttaaaaggcattaataaatcatgtttttttggaATACCtgtataactgataacagtagatCAGCCGGCATAtgttcatttcaaaattagatttacagctccaaaatattgttattattttcattttgatGCACCTCCCTCCACTGTTTGACCAATTACAAAGTTATTGAGTGTTCCAAGTTACGCACCGCCATTGtcgtctagctactgccactggtaaagtttcttaacatgtcagaccttagtaaatccaaAAGGCCTTGTTATGATCCTCAACTTAATCATGACAAATAAAGGAACAAAACGAGAATTTtaatcggggatgcctttgaaagatggagactattgaaggcggagaagatgtTTTCAGCGGATGCCAAACATGCTTATTTCCTCCTTAataggtaagtaaggcatttacgttttcttattacttgtaataaatagaaatggacatttcgtatctaagctatattgtccaatacagtctatgatcttgtctaacaaataTAGTATGTTCATGCAACAAATCCCTAGccatgacacatcgacatataggctaacaggggaaatatatgcccgtttGCCTGTATGTCGATATGTCATCTAACTGACAGGAAAACAtttattttcgacaaataaaacctatgtgaatatgggtagtgtcagtgcctatttcgttctcaatatgctggGAGTTGCAACATTAGCATTGCAgtcatcatggcaatgtgaaaccTATGGAGAAAGCCAAATTAAATGATCAAATAAAACCTTTAATCGTGTTCGCATATTGTGGACtccatgtaccaagttatatggcaatctgaaatGTTTGAAACAGTAACCTATAGGCATACCTTAGTAAAATGTCTCTTCTTTAGTTTTcacattaggctgctaagcatgctccACTTATTTTCACCAGTGTAACCATTACGTGTGTTGGTTATAATtcgttttagtctttgttttctgatagtattGACAATGACCATATGAttgtcatttgttgtgatattgtacgcaggcatgacgtacttcttcctgaaaatagcctaatttctgtgtaaaatgtgttggttagacatttgttattgacaaaacgcttgtctattAAGCTTTTATGGTTTCAGCACCTCAAgccctagtaagaggcagtggaagtttgaagttccttggagtagcccagtcgatcGAGCTGGATTCGGCTTCGTATCTGTCAGTCTCAGTCAGGGAGAGGGGAAGGGGACtgcagaattttgaccgtgattgcaaaACCATTTCGGGCCAGATTCCTAGATATGGCTCCttaaatttcaaaataaattttGTATATCACAGCCAAGGGCACAACCtctgctctgcgatgaggtggcgacttctccagggtgtaccccgctttccgcccgaagcagctgagataagcgtcagcaccccccgcaatcccgaacgggacaagcggtaggaaatggatggatggcacaccCTCTCTGAAGTTTTATGAAGTTGTAATGCttaagtcaagtcccaagtcagtgaTGTCAAAGTCCAAGTCAAGTTGAAAGTCCATGTTTAAAGTTGTCAAAATTGTGACTTGAATCTCACTTGAGTCCAAGTCACGTGACTCGAGTCCACATCGCTGATATACAGTATAGTCTAATTTTCATGCCCACCGATTCTAAAGTTACCTTACCTCCAGAGACTCCTTGCAAACATCTTGAGGTAGCACCATTGCCCTTATCTCAGGATGCAGGCTGAGGTTCTGAAGCTCCTGAGCCCTTTGTCTCAGTGCCGTGTCCATTGAGCTGCAGTACGTTTCAGATGTCCGTTGAAGAACAGTTGCACTTGCTTCGCCTTCACAGAGTTTGGTCATTGCTAGGAGGACCCAGCTCTTTGTTTCACTGCTGGCCTGTTTTAAGTTTAAAAGCTTCGCCAGAAGTCTCAGGACTGTAACTGGCTCCAGATCGTCTCTCAAATGAGAATATTCCCCAAGGACCTGAAAGACAAACACATACAAGATCAAGGTCCAATTTCAACAACTGATGATGTGACATAACACACTTCTGCAGTTGCAATAAATAAACGGTAAATGGGCTTGTTAAAGAAATCGTGCTCACCCAGCTGATGACTTGCAGAAAGCGCTGAGGCAGCTTACTCGGCTCTTCCTGGAGCAGAGACACATAAGAATCCACCGCAAAGTGCCTCAACTTCATGTCCCCTCCACCGCCG
The nucleotide sequence above comes from Nerophis ophidion isolate RoL-2023_Sa linkage group LG12, RoL_Noph_v1.0, whole genome shotgun sequence. Encoded proteins:
- the ap4e1 gene encoding AP-4 complex subunit epsilon-1 isoform X2; translation: MSDVVEKTLTALPSLLSLDSQPGAAKLSSTSKLGSLIRGITELTSKHEEEKLIQQELAAIKDQASSPNTSMRQMKELMVRAIYCEMLGYEASFCYIHAIKLAQQGTALEKRVGYLSVALFLNESHELLLLLVNTVLKDLQSTNLIEVCMALTLVSQLFPKDMIPAILPLVEERLTHPKEIIRRKAVLALYKFYLIAPNQVQHIHNKFRKALCDKDPGVMTASLHIYLQMIKENPDSYKDLTGSFVTILKQVVAGKLPMDYNYHSVPAPWLQIQLLRILSLLGKSDPSTSEIMYEVLDESLRRAEINHNITYAILYECVKCIYTIHPKAALLEKAAKCIGNFVVSPKINLKYIGLKALTYVVQQDPKLALQHQMTIIECLDHPDLIIKRETLELLFRITNAQNVTVIVEKMLEFLHTGQDDYTTIDLMGKVAEVAEKFASDNNKWFIDTMNTMFSLGGDLMQPDIPNNFLKLLSEGFDGGGGDMKLRHFAVDSYVSLLQEEPSKLPQRFLQVISWVLGEYSHLRDDLEPVTVLRLLAKLLNLKQASSETKSWVLLAMTKLCEGEASATVLQRTSETYCSSMDTALRQRAQELQNLSLHPEIRAMVLPQDVCKESLEVDSSLSFLDAFVSDALAAGAAPYKPPHQRQDDLAQEKALSLEPYGLQLPMSMSSCSLGDRQSPTLPSTSSGLSGDSSDLSLKGGTTLKLEKVKRVWGKEGYLAQRDPVEEPAQVEAHTLVHSADQVGGTSISQSQTPPATLAASQEKQQLASSLFVGLSSQTSVSLMGKSELTPKRFSRKTKGEVTSSEVSKQTSNSVDNLLCNILLDSNVDPEASLPSSRQTSQTSFGSAAAKGIALIDNERPESDMKRPETCLIRDNGLVAADSVETEEPFRTKHMCLASYLPADCIGANYSEITPLCSSHCVDLSACHVYKEDCLVLVVFISNTSASPVQRLVVQLDSEEVEVSCMSESPVEEVKSRHVEVYQYSLTVKRPLVHFVASGLVSFHTANGTPHTTPFSCKFPLTAFIRPLALSTEEYGTMWLAFSHDTKQKLTLIMDIQDPLRATLNVLERKLHLHLVDIIGMEGIIACQLLQDQPCLMHCRVHAGTLSVWLRSPVPDLPDCLLYHCQRALQEHC
- the ap4e1 gene encoding AP-4 complex subunit epsilon-1 isoform X1, producing MSDVVEKTLTALPSLLSLDSQPGAAKLSSTSKLGSLIRGITELTSKHEEEKLIQQELAAIKDQASSPNTSMRQMKELMVRAIYCEMLGYEASFCYIHAIKLAQQGTALEKRVGYLSVALFLNESHELLLLLVNTVLKDLQSTNLIEVCMALTLVSQLFPKDMIPAILPLVEERLTHPKEIIRRKAVLALYKFYLIAPNQVQHIHNKFRKALCDKDPGVMTASLHIYLQMIKENPDSYKDLTGSFVTILKQVVAGKLPMDYNYHSVPAPWLQIQLLRILSLLGKSDPSTSEIMYEVLDESLRRAEINHNITYAILYECVKCIYTIHPKAALLEKAAKCIGNFVVSPKINLKYIGLKALTYVVQQDPKLALQHQMTIIECLDHPDLIIKRETLELLFRITNAQNVTVIVEKMLEFLHTGQDDYTTIDLMGKVAEVAEKFASDNNKWFIDTMNTMFSLGGDLMQPDIPNNFLKLLSEGFDGGGGDMKLRHFAVDSYVSLLQEEPSKLPQRFLQVISWVLGEYSHLRDDLEPVTVLRLLAKLLNLKQASSETKSWVLLAMTKLCEGEASATVLQRTSETYCSSMDTALRQRAQELQNLSLHPEIRAMVLPQDVCKESLEVDSSLSFLDAFVSDALAAGAAPYKPPHQRQDDLAQEKALSLEPYGLQLPMSMSSCSLGDRQSPTLPSTSSGLSGDSSDLSLKGGSTTLKLEKVKRVWGKEGYLAQRDPVEEPAQVEAHTLVHSADQVGGTSISQSQTPPATLAASQEKQQLASSLFVGLSSQTSVSLMGKSELTPKRFSRKTKGEVTSSEVSKQTSNSVDNLLCNILLDSNVDPEASLPSSRQTSQTSFGSAAAKGIALIDNERPESDMKRPETCLIRDNGLVAADSVETEEPFRTKHMCLASYLPADCIGANYSEITPLCSSHCVDLSACHVYKEDCLVLVVFISNTSASPVQRLVVQLDSEEVEVSCMSESPVEEVKSRHVEVYQYSLTVKRPLVHFVASGLVSFHTANGTPHTTPFSCKFPLTAFIRPLALSTEEYGTMWLAFSHDTKQKLTLIMDIQDPLRATLNVLERKLHLHLVDIIGMEGIIACQLLQDQPCLMHCRVHAGTLSVWLRSPVPDLPDCLLYHCQRALQEHC
- the ap4e1 gene encoding AP-4 complex subunit epsilon-1 isoform X3; the encoded protein is MRNGHSVKEEEKLIQQELAAIKDQASSPNTSMRQMKELMVRAIYCEMLGYEASFCYIHAIKLAQQGTALEKRVGYLSVALFLNESHELLLLLVNTVLKDLQSTNLIEVCMALTLVSQLFPKDMIPAILPLVEERLTHPKEIIRRKAVLALYKFYLIAPNQVQHIHNKFRKALCDKDPGVMTASLHIYLQMIKENPDSYKDLTGSFVTILKQVVAGKLPMDYNYHSVPAPWLQIQLLRILSLLGKSDPSTSEIMYEVLDESLRRAEINHNITYAILYECVKCIYTIHPKAALLEKAAKCIGNFVVSPKINLKYIGLKALTYVVQQDPKLALQHQMTIIECLDHPDLIIKRETLELLFRITNAQNVTVIVEKMLEFLHTGQDDYTTIDLMGKVAEVAEKFASDNNKWFIDTMNTMFSLGGDLMQPDIPNNFLKLLSEGFDGGGGDMKLRHFAVDSYVSLLQEEPSKLPQRFLQVISWVLGEYSHLRDDLEPVTVLRLLAKLLNLKQASSETKSWVLLAMTKLCEGEASATVLQRTSETYCSSMDTALRQRAQELQNLSLHPEIRAMVLPQDVCKESLEVDSSLSFLDAFVSDALAAGAAPYKPPHQRQDDLAQEKALSLEPYGLQLPMSMSSCSLGDRQSPTLPSTSSGLSGDSSDLSLKGGSTTLKLEKVKRVWGKEGYLAQRDPVEEPAQVEAHTLVHSADQVGGTSISQSQTPPATLAASQEKQQLASSLFVGLSSQTSVSLMGKSELTPKRFSRKTKGEVTSSEVSKQTSNSVDNLLCNILLDSNVDPEASLPSSRQTSQTSFGSAAAKGIALIDNERPESDMKRPETCLIRDNGLVAADSVETEEPFRTKHMCLASYLPADCIGANYSEITPLCSSHCVDLSACHVYKEDCLVLVVFISNTSASPVQRLVVQLDSEEVEVSCMSESPVEEVKSRHVEVYQYSLTVKRPLVHFVASGLVSFHTANGTPHTTPFSCKFPLTAFIRPLALSTEEYGTMWLAFSHDTKQKLTLIMDIQDPLRATLNVLERKLHLHLVDIIGMEGIIACQLLQDQPCLMHCRVHAGTLSVWLRSPVPDLPDCLLYHCQRALQEHC